A single window of Thiomicrorhabdus immobilis DNA harbors:
- a CDS encoding mannose-1-phosphate guanylyltransferase/mannose-6-phosphate isomerase has protein sequence MINIILCGGSGTRLWPLSRTMLPKQFVRLFNNHSLFQDTVLRNQPVCSHTFVVSNNEQYFLAVDQLNQITADSAQFLLEPVGRNTAPAIALACMALDADDLVLVTTSDHLVKDQAAYETAVIQAKALAEQNNLVTFGIKPTYPEVGFGYIEADGNDVLSFKEKPDALTAQSYIEQGNYYWNSGMFCFKAGVFLAELQKYAPEMYQACLDAMPKTGCKTEIRIDLEMMNAISEDSIDYAVMEKSNKVKVVPCDMGWSDLGSFDALFEEVKQPGQDNAVLPRLEDSPEPICIDSKNNLIVARERQIALVDVEDLLVVDTSDAILISKKGSSQKVKEVVAQIKKQTPELTEIHRLAHRPWGTYEVLQDSQQYKVKRIVVKPGSKLSLQKHFHRNEHWIVVSGTATVTVDQNVFFVRPNESTYIQMGQLHRLENQGKIDLVMIEVQVGEYTGEDDIVRVDDDYGR, from the coding sequence ATGATCAATATCATTCTATGCGGCGGTTCAGGAACACGTCTTTGGCCTTTAAGCCGTACTATGCTACCTAAACAATTTGTGCGCTTGTTTAATAATCACTCGTTGTTTCAAGATACCGTTTTGAGAAACCAGCCAGTGTGTTCACATACCTTTGTCGTATCCAATAATGAACAATATTTTTTAGCCGTTGACCAGTTAAACCAAATCACCGCCGATTCCGCCCAGTTCCTATTGGAACCGGTCGGCCGCAATACCGCCCCTGCGATTGCGTTGGCGTGCATGGCATTAGATGCAGATGATTTGGTGTTAGTCACCACCTCTGACCATTTGGTTAAAGACCAAGCGGCCTATGAAACCGCGGTAATTCAGGCTAAGGCTTTAGCCGAACAAAATAACCTAGTGACCTTTGGCATCAAACCGACTTATCCGGAAGTGGGTTTTGGCTATATTGAAGCCGACGGCAATGATGTTTTATCCTTTAAGGAAAAACCCGATGCTTTAACTGCCCAATCTTATATTGAGCAGGGTAACTACTACTGGAATTCTGGCATGTTCTGTTTTAAAGCGGGTGTGTTTTTAGCTGAACTTCAAAAGTATGCGCCAGAAATGTACCAGGCCTGTTTAGATGCCATGCCCAAAACAGGCTGCAAAACTGAAATTCGCATTGATTTAGAGATGATGAACGCCATTTCTGAAGACAGCATTGATTATGCGGTAATGGAAAAATCGAACAAGGTCAAAGTTGTGCCTTGTGACATGGGATGGTCTGACTTGGGAAGTTTTGATGCGTTATTTGAAGAAGTCAAACAACCAGGCCAGGATAATGCGGTTTTACCGCGTTTAGAGGATTCTCCAGAACCGATTTGTATCGACTCTAAAAACAACCTGATTGTGGCTCGTGAACGCCAAATTGCCTTAGTGGATGTGGAAGATCTATTGGTGGTAGACACTTCTGATGCGATTTTGATCTCTAAAAAAGGTAGCTCACAAAAAGTCAAAGAGGTGGTGGCGCAAATCAAAAAACAAACCCCTGAACTGACTGAGATTCACCGCCTTGCCCATAGACCATGGGGGACTTATGAGGTATTGCAAGATTCCCAACAATACAAGGTAAAACGTATCGTGGTTAAACCCGGTAGCAAGCTGTCTCTGCAAAAACACTTCCACCGTAATGAACATTGGATTGTGGTGTCCGGAACAGCAACGGTAACGGTTGACCAAAACGTATTTTTTGTTAGACCGAACGAATCCACCTACATTCAAATGGGGCAACTGCACCGCCTAGAAAATCAAGGCAAAATCGATTTGGTCATGATAGAGGTGCAAGTGGGTGAGTACACCGGTGAAGATGATATCGTACGAGTGGATGATGACTACGGTCGATAA
- a CDS encoding lysophospholipid acyltransferase family protein, whose product MLDIEATLDKKFPQLNQSTKGRLAKKIIKRFSHEDEINQFIRKHPHLEGSAFIHKAFEHFNFSYRICSTSRKNIPSQGRVIIVANHPIGTLDGMALVDMVRSIRKDVKVVANELLYQVKPLRSCFFPINNMSPNASHKTQFKAMTEALNADQAVIIFPAGEVSRLGRKGIKDSEWKTGFLKLAKKTNSPILPLHIEARNSAFFYGLSMLYKPLSTMLLVNEMFNKNNHTIGLKTGKLIPIQAIENSELPLNQLAQKIKQCVYKLKSKKEYQPAFTTVDTISHPACRQSIRNELKTQQHLLTTPTGLDLYIVDYKADSALMHELGRVRELTFRAVGEGTGTCWDLDQYDQHYRHLILWDDAHLEIAGGYRLGECQKLIEKHGQDSLYMNHMFTLQPSIKPYLEHTLELGRCFVQPKYWGSRALDYLWFGMGSYLSQNPQIKYLMGSISLSNSYSEYARELIVSYYNTQFPMEGELANAKCPFVVSEEIQQIANSEFTGSYAESFARLNDLLEARGEKLPMLFKQYVELSDDKGTRFIDFNVAPDFCNAIGALVVFELDKIKESKKKRYLNGFSKENVA is encoded by the coding sequence ATGTTAGATATTGAAGCAACATTAGATAAAAAGTTTCCACAGCTGAATCAATCCACCAAAGGTAGATTGGCCAAAAAAATCATTAAACGATTTTCACATGAAGATGAGATTAATCAATTCATTCGCAAACACCCCCATTTGGAGGGTAGCGCTTTCATTCATAAAGCTTTTGAACATTTTAATTTCTCTTATCGTATCTGCTCCACATCTCGAAAAAACATCCCATCCCAAGGTCGGGTCATTATTGTCGCAAACCATCCTATAGGCACTCTAGACGGCATGGCTTTAGTTGATATGGTGCGTAGCATTCGCAAGGACGTCAAAGTGGTTGCCAATGAGCTGCTGTACCAAGTCAAACCGTTAAGATCGTGTTTCTTTCCGATTAATAACATGTCACCAAACGCTTCTCATAAAACCCAGTTCAAGGCGATGACGGAAGCGCTAAATGCAGATCAAGCGGTGATTATCTTCCCCGCTGGAGAGGTTTCCCGCTTAGGGCGCAAAGGCATTAAGGATTCCGAGTGGAAAACCGGCTTTTTGAAGCTGGCGAAAAAAACCAATAGCCCGATTTTACCGCTGCACATCGAAGCACGAAATTCCGCTTTTTTCTATGGACTTTCCATGCTCTACAAGCCATTGAGTACTATGTTGTTGGTGAATGAAATGTTTAATAAGAACAATCACACCATCGGTTTGAAAACGGGAAAACTTATCCCGATTCAGGCAATTGAAAACAGCGAATTACCACTCAACCAATTAGCCCAAAAAATCAAGCAATGTGTTTATAAACTAAAAAGTAAAAAGGAATATCAACCGGCTTTCACCACCGTAGATACGATTTCGCACCCTGCCTGTCGTCAATCCATTCGAAATGAACTGAAAACTCAACAGCACCTCCTAACCACACCAACAGGACTGGACCTCTATATTGTCGACTACAAAGCCGATTCCGCACTCATGCATGAACTGGGTCGGGTAAGGGAACTGACCTTCAGAGCGGTAGGTGAAGGAACCGGGACTTGCTGGGACCTAGATCAATATGACCAGCATTATCGCCATCTTATTTTATGGGATGACGCCCACCTAGAAATCGCTGGCGGCTATCGTTTGGGAGAGTGTCAGAAACTCATTGAAAAACATGGTCAGGACAGCTTATACATGAACCACATGTTCACCCTGCAGCCCAGCATAAAACCTTATTTGGAACACACCCTCGAATTGGGGCGTTGTTTTGTTCAACCTAAGTATTGGGGGTCGCGTGCACTGGACTACCTTTGGTTTGGAATGGGAAGCTATCTTAGCCAAAACCCGCAAATCAAATACCTAATGGGCTCAATCAGCTTGAGCAATAGCTACTCCGAATATGCCCGAGAGCTGATTGTGAGTTATTACAACACGCAGTTTCCTATGGAAGGTGAACTGGCAAATGCTAAATGTCCATTTGTCGTTTCTGAAGAGATACAACAGATTGCCAACAGTGAATTCACCGGCAGTTACGCCGAAAGTTTTGCACGTTTGAATGATTTATTAGAAGCCCGCGGTGAAAAGCTGCCTATGCTGTTTAAACAGTATGTGGAACTGAGTGATGATAAGGGAACACGTTTTATCGATTTCAACGTGGCTCCCGATTTCTGCAATGCAATTGGTGCATTAGTGGTATTCGAGCTTGATAAAATCAAAGAGAGTAAGAAAAAACGTTATCTGAACGGTTTTTCTAAAGAAAATGTTGCGTAA
- a CDS encoding efflux RND transporter permease subunit: protein MNLVKLSLNRPVFAWMMSLLIVVFGWMSFERIGLDRYPSVEFPMVSVSTVMLGANPEIIDSSITRVIESQVNAIPGVEHIQSKSSPGISQVYLTFRLEKDIDVAFNEVQAKVNQVLNQLPDDIKTPQVAKVEAGGAPVIWLTLEGNRTLQQLNAIATNQIKRYLENIDGVGQVVLGGEQKHTIRIDLDIDRLNAYGLSVLEVMSAIEHEHFQLPGGFLTHGEQEYLIKLDAEFHQIETLKTLPIAQRGNTIVQLQDVAKVVSGLADKRKLARFQGSPTVGIGLIKVSGSNTVDIVNEAKIRLERDILPNLEPGVTLRIASDDASFIQLILESMKEHLWLGTLLTAIVMWLFLKNIRATAIISLSIPVSLLGAVAVMYFAGFTFNTMTLLALLLLIGIVVDDAIVVLENIHRVAETEGISMRDAALKGTQQVQFAVIAASLTLVSIFMAVIFMEGIIGRFFKEFGVVVTIGILVSLWVSLTLIPVLSARYLRVDKSDSKRFVWLDNAFISIERTYQAWLFKALENRRKTLQWTAGIVGLCFLLATQLGSSFMPKQDQGQFIVNFKAPLGSSLAYTEKRLEDLETVLQNTPGVAAVFSSIGTGQTSQVNEGRIVVRLDEFSERDIHMTEIMQSLSQQLNTLAGVKSFVSPLPMMSGQRGEPFRFVIQGPDLQQVSVLSETLLKRLQKHPELGELDLDLQMALPQVNFEVNRQKAALLGLSSESVAQAINVLAGGVQLAKYSERNQVADRYDVQLKAIDGQLNQVKDLSKIFIKSKTGQLVSLDTVATMVKQPAAAVVPRYDLAYASMFFSAPTVSLSKAIKILNSETEGLLPGGYQIKMTGQAEELKKTSHYMLVGLLLSLLLVYMVLASQFNAFVQPLIIMLAQPLAIAGGILALWLTGLTLNIFSMIGLVLLMGLVAKNAILLVDLTNQFVAEGQDAVTALKQACPIRLRPVLMTSLTVIFTMLPAAMGFGAGSDANAPLAVAVIGGMISSTVLTLIVVPVAYSYLAEYNEKIPLVQQKAETQAKLWWVLGRAELNQQVEKHEYIYRPLWKNLQQALMVAWHKLEFKRRLYIFWYGDESYRKAYLDSIARNKRN, encoded by the coding sequence ATGAATTTGGTTAAGCTTTCTCTGAACCGTCCGGTATTTGCCTGGATGATGAGTTTGTTGATTGTGGTTTTTGGCTGGATGAGTTTTGAGCGTATTGGTTTGGACCGTTATCCATCCGTTGAGTTTCCGATGGTTTCGGTCAGCACGGTCATGTTGGGGGCTAATCCAGAAATCATCGACTCCAGTATTACCCGAGTGATTGAATCCCAAGTCAATGCGATTCCTGGGGTTGAGCATATCCAGTCAAAATCCTCTCCCGGTATTTCGCAGGTGTATTTAACCTTCCGGTTAGAAAAAGATATTGATGTGGCTTTCAACGAGGTTCAAGCCAAAGTCAATCAGGTTCTAAATCAACTCCCCGACGATATTAAGACCCCGCAGGTGGCTAAAGTCGAGGCGGGTGGCGCACCAGTTATTTGGTTGACGCTGGAAGGCAATCGAACCTTGCAGCAATTGAACGCAATCGCGACGAATCAGATTAAACGCTATTTAGAGAATATCGACGGCGTGGGTCAGGTGGTTTTAGGGGGGGAACAAAAGCACACCATTCGTATCGATTTGGATATTGATCGTTTAAACGCCTATGGTTTGAGTGTGTTGGAGGTGATGTCCGCGATTGAACATGAACACTTTCAGCTTCCTGGAGGATTTTTGACGCATGGTGAGCAGGAGTATCTCATTAAACTGGATGCGGAATTCCATCAGATTGAAACCTTAAAAACCCTACCTATTGCCCAACGCGGCAATACCATCGTACAGCTCCAAGATGTTGCCAAGGTGGTTTCAGGCCTGGCGGATAAACGAAAGTTAGCCCGTTTTCAGGGGAGTCCAACAGTGGGCATCGGTCTGATTAAAGTCTCGGGAAGCAATACCGTCGATATCGTGAATGAGGCCAAGATCCGCTTGGAACGTGATATTTTACCCAACCTGGAACCGGGTGTTACCTTAAGGATTGCCAGTGATGATGCGAGTTTTATTCAGCTGATTTTAGAGTCGATGAAAGAGCATCTATGGTTGGGAACCCTGCTTACGGCGATAGTGATGTGGCTTTTCCTGAAGAATATCCGGGCGACGGCGATTATTTCACTTTCCATTCCTGTTTCCTTGTTGGGAGCGGTGGCGGTGATGTATTTTGCCGGCTTCACCTTCAATACCATGACCTTGTTGGCCTTGTTGCTGTTGATTGGGATTGTGGTGGACGATGCGATTGTTGTGTTGGAGAACATCCACCGAGTGGCGGAAACCGAAGGTATTTCAATGCGTGATGCGGCATTAAAGGGAACCCAGCAAGTTCAGTTCGCGGTGATTGCCGCCTCTTTAACCTTGGTGTCCATCTTTATGGCGGTTATCTTTATGGAGGGCATCATCGGCCGCTTCTTCAAGGAGTTTGGTGTTGTGGTCACCATTGGAATCTTGGTTTCATTATGGGTGTCTTTGACATTGATTCCAGTATTGAGCGCACGTTATCTTCGAGTTGATAAATCGGATTCAAAGCGTTTTGTTTGGTTGGATAACGCGTTTATCAGTATTGAACGAACTTACCAGGCCTGGCTATTTAAAGCGTTGGAGAATCGTAGAAAGACTTTGCAGTGGACCGCCGGCATTGTCGGGTTGTGTTTTTTATTGGCAACACAATTAGGTTCAAGTTTTATGCCCAAGCAAGACCAGGGGCAGTTTATCGTTAATTTCAAGGCACCTTTGGGTTCAAGTTTGGCGTATACCGAAAAGCGTCTAGAGGATTTGGAAACGGTCTTGCAGAACACGCCGGGGGTTGCGGCCGTATTTTCGAGTATTGGTACAGGGCAAACCAGCCAGGTCAATGAGGGGCGAATCGTGGTCCGTTTAGATGAATTTTCTGAGCGTGACATACATATGACCGAAATCATGCAAAGCCTATCACAGCAGTTAAATACATTGGCGGGGGTGAAATCGTTTGTTTCCCCATTGCCGATGATGAGTGGGCAACGTGGTGAGCCGTTCCGTTTTGTGATTCAAGGCCCCGATTTACAGCAGGTTTCGGTATTAAGTGAGACGTTATTGAAACGTTTACAAAAACACCCAGAACTGGGCGAATTGGATCTGGATTTGCAGATGGCTTTGCCACAAGTCAATTTTGAGGTGAATCGCCAGAAGGCTGCACTGTTGGGGTTGAGCTCGGAATCGGTTGCCCAGGCGATCAATGTGCTTGCCGGAGGTGTACAGCTTGCCAAGTATAGTGAAAGAAACCAAGTCGCGGATCGCTATGATGTGCAGCTTAAAGCCATCGACGGTCAACTCAATCAGGTAAAAGACCTTTCAAAAATATTCATTAAATCAAAAACCGGGCAGTTGGTTTCATTGGATACGGTTGCAACCATGGTCAAGCAGCCTGCCGCGGCGGTTGTGCCTCGTTATGACTTAGCTTATGCAAGTATGTTTTTTAGCGCTCCGACAGTGAGTTTAAGTAAAGCGATAAAAATCTTGAATTCAGAAACGGAAGGTCTGTTACCTGGCGGTTACCAGATCAAGATGACCGGGCAAGCCGAAGAGCTTAAAAAAACCTCACACTATATGTTGGTAGGTCTATTGTTGTCGCTGTTGTTGGTGTATATGGTTTTGGCCAGTCAGTTCAATGCGTTTGTACAACCGTTGATTATTATGCTGGCTCAACCTCTTGCCATCGCAGGAGGAATCTTGGCGCTGTGGCTAACCGGTTTGACGTTGAATATCTTCTCAATGATCGGTTTGGTGTTGTTGATGGGGCTGGTCGCCAAAAATGCGATTTTATTGGTGGATTTAACCAATCAATTTGTTGCCGAAGGTCAAGATGCGGTAACCGCGCTTAAGCAGGCCTGTCCAATCCGCTTACGTCCTGTGTTGATGACTTCATTGACCGTGATATTTACCATGTTGCCTGCGGCCATGGGTTTTGGTGCGGGGAGTGATGCGAATGCGCCACTGGCGGTTGCGGTCATTGGTGGCATGATCAGTTCAACGGTTTTAACCTTGATTGTTGTGCCTGTCGCCTATAGCTATTTGGCGGAATACAATGAGAAAATCCCGCTTGTTCAGCAAAAGGCTGAAACGCAAGCAAAGTTGTGGTGGGTCTTGGGGCGCGCTGAACTGAATCAGCAAGTTGAAAAGCATGAATATATTTACCGTCCGCTTTGGAAAAACCTGCAGCAGGCATTAATGGTTGCTTGGCATAAGTTAGAGTTCAAACGCCGTTTGTATATTTTTTGGTATGGCGATGAAAGTTATCGCAAGGCCTATTTGGATTCTATAGCGCGGAATAAACGGAATTGA
- a CDS encoding efflux RND transporter periplasmic adaptor subunit has protein sequence MFIRIFCSLFILSMFPSVLFAKNIFITVHPVIETDIEDRIETVGKIESLQSPVVAAELTARVLDIKVKIGDFVTKDTLLAQLDSASYDLQLKEAQAEVRRLTSLVKLQTNQVIRYRALLRKKGVDRSAYDKVVSENDSLLSQLDYAKAKASAAELRVKQTQIYSPIEGVIDERMIFIGSYVSPGTPLFKVVEVNQLRVRLPFSERLSSQIKIGQTVYLHSEASSGTPIKAKINYLRPQIEANSLAIEVFANFENNLGWLPGASVKADLILQKHPNSLIVPEQAIVQRPIGQVVYVVHSQAKSNKVKIEERLVVTGLVSDKGTQIVSGLKAGEVIALDGARFLSAGAKVEIQR, from the coding sequence ATGTTTATTCGCATTTTCTGTTCGCTCTTTATATTGAGCATGTTTCCGTCTGTATTATTCGCCAAAAATATTTTTATTACAGTCCATCCCGTTATTGAAACCGATATCGAAGACCGTATTGAAACGGTAGGCAAGATTGAGTCTTTGCAGTCACCGGTGGTCGCGGCTGAGTTGACGGCCAGGGTGTTGGATATCAAAGTCAAAATCGGTGATTTCGTCACCAAAGATACCCTGTTGGCTCAACTGGATAGCGCAAGTTACGATTTGCAGTTAAAAGAGGCTCAGGCAGAAGTGCGTCGTTTGACTTCACTGGTTAAACTGCAAACCAATCAGGTCATCCGTTATCGGGCCTTGTTGAGAAAAAAAGGGGTGGATCGTTCTGCTTACGATAAGGTCGTTTCGGAAAACGATTCACTGCTCTCTCAGTTGGATTATGCGAAAGCTAAGGCCAGTGCAGCGGAACTTCGGGTAAAACAGACTCAAATTTATAGCCCGATTGAAGGTGTCATTGATGAACGTATGATTTTTATCGGTAGCTATGTGTCACCTGGAACGCCGCTCTTTAAAGTGGTGGAGGTCAATCAGTTACGAGTGCGCCTGCCTTTTTCTGAACGTCTCTCATCGCAAATCAAGATCGGTCAAACCGTTTATCTACATTCCGAGGCCAGTTCTGGAACCCCCATTAAGGCCAAAATAAATTATTTGAGACCACAGATTGAAGCCAATAGTTTGGCGATTGAAGTTTTCGCCAACTTTGAAAACAACTTGGGCTGGCTGCCTGGCGCCAGTGTCAAAGCGGATCTTATTTTACAGAAACACCCTAATTCCTTGATTGTTCCTGAGCAGGCGATTGTGCAGCGACCCATTGGGCAAGTGGTGTATGTGGTGCATTCACAGGCTAAATCAAACAAGGTCAAGATTGAAGAACGTTTGGTAGTTACCGGCTTGGTCTCTGACAAGGGCACACAGATTGTGTCGGGTCTAAAGGCGGGAGAAGTCATCGCATTGGATGGTGCGAGGTTTTTATCGGCGGGTGCTAAGGTGGAGATTCAGCGATGA
- a CDS encoding TIGR01777 family oxidoreductase — translation MKVMILGGTGFVGRYLEADLLEQGFDVKVYGREAFQDGFDLSSCLENQDLLIMLAGENIGRRWSKSYKTALLESRTITNQKLKQSLQACQNPPKRIFSASAIGFYPESDCQHPVDETCTKAGSGFLGELSQQWEQASLALSPKPVIMRFGVVLGKNGGALQKMLPPFRFGLGGPVAGGQQCFSWIHIEDLARAVNYLIDYPEFSGVFNLTSPNPVTNRVFGQCLAQTLNRPFWLPLPEFQLKLMFGEGAQVLTHSSAVLPRALLEKGFYFLYPKIDGALQQILHD, via the coding sequence ATGAAAGTTATGATTTTGGGTGGAACCGGGTTTGTGGGCCGTTACCTTGAAGCCGACTTACTTGAGCAAGGGTTCGATGTGAAGGTTTATGGTCGAGAAGCTTTTCAAGACGGCTTCGATTTAAGTAGCTGTCTTGAAAACCAAGATCTATTGATCATGTTGGCGGGCGAGAATATTGGTAGGCGTTGGAGCAAATCATACAAAACCGCACTATTGGAGAGTCGTACTATAACAAACCAAAAACTTAAGCAGAGTTTACAGGCCTGTCAAAACCCACCAAAACGTATTTTTTCCGCCTCTGCGATTGGGTTTTATCCCGAAAGCGACTGCCAGCACCCTGTGGATGAAACTTGTACAAAAGCCGGTAGCGGATTTTTAGGTGAGCTGAGCCAGCAATGGGAACAAGCTAGTTTGGCGTTGAGTCCCAAGCCGGTCATTATGCGTTTTGGTGTGGTGTTGGGTAAAAATGGAGGCGCTTTACAAAAAATGTTGCCACCATTCAGGTTTGGTTTAGGAGGTCCGGTGGCGGGTGGACAGCAATGTTTTAGCTGGATCCATATTGAGGATTTAGCCAGAGCGGTCAATTACCTGATTGATTATCCTGAATTTAGCGGGGTGTTTAATCTAACTTCACCTAATCCGGTAACAAATAGAGTATTTGGTCAATGTTTAGCGCAGACCCTAAATCGACCTTTTTGGTTGCCGTTGCCCGAGTTTCAATTGAAGTTGATGTTTGGAGAGGGGGCACAAGTCTTGACCCATTCCTCTGCGGTTTTACCTAGGGCGTTGCTTGAAAAGGGTTTTTATTTTTTATACCCCAAGATAGATGGTGCATTGCAGCAAATTTTACATGACTGA
- a CDS encoding FAD-binding domain-containing protein: MLFYETLLDGKFVPVTLEGKNPRERFTDWVLLDTPFVASPINGGMKEAQEKLAALDVIAYQKTRNHLDGAVSGLSPYIEHGLIQADEVLKFIDSNHARIEAYHFLQQLSWRAFFEQKYLEDPSLIWKDAGDYKTGFKADDYADKLPKDILNAKTPVAVINQFIAELYQTGYLHNHARLYLASYIVHWRKIKWQTGAKWMLSHLLDGNLASNNYSWQWVASTGSNKPYIFNLDNVTQFASKQYQTQRSLNLEIDKPYTLLKKQLFPNVKEFQNEKKH; encoded by the coding sequence ATGCTATTTTATGAGACTTTACTTGACGGGAAATTCGTTCCAGTAACGCTTGAAGGCAAAAATCCTCGCGAGCGTTTTACCGACTGGGTGTTGTTGGATACCCCCTTTGTTGCATCGCCTATCAACGGCGGAATGAAAGAGGCGCAAGAAAAATTGGCAGCCCTTGATGTGATTGCTTACCAAAAAACACGCAACCATTTGGATGGAGCGGTCAGCGGCTTATCCCCTTACATTGAACACGGTTTAATTCAAGCCGATGAGGTATTGAAATTCATCGACAGTAATCACGCCCGGATAGAGGCTTATCATTTTTTACAACAACTGAGTTGGCGCGCTTTTTTTGAACAAAAATACCTAGAAGACCCTTCTTTGATTTGGAAAGATGCTGGCGATTACAAAACCGGATTCAAAGCAGACGATTATGCCGACAAACTGCCAAAAGACATCCTAAATGCCAAAACACCGGTCGCGGTGATTAATCAGTTTATTGCGGAGCTTTATCAAACGGGTTATCTGCATAATCACGCTCGCCTGTATTTAGCTTCTTATATCGTGCACTGGCGCAAAATCAAATGGCAAACCGGTGCCAAATGGATGTTAAGCCATTTGCTTGATGGAAACTTAGCCTCCAATAACTACTCTTGGCAATGGGTTGCCAGTACGGGCAGCAACAAACCTTATATTTTCAATTTGGACAATGTCACTCAATTTGCCAGCAAACAATACCAAACCCAGCGGTCGTTAAACCTGGAAATCGATAAACCTTACACTCTTTTAAAGAAACAGCTGTTCCCGAACGTGAAGGAGTTTCAAAATGAAAAAAAACATTGA
- a CDS encoding DUF2189 domain-containing protein: protein MSQSTFNQTTHDHYTESGEHIVSRDATLASIGTWLKKGWIDIANAPVESVFYGLVMMLSVMLVYFAFSNEPIMMFKITTFFVILSPFLATGLYAVSYQMSKGQRPDLIRSMYSWKRNPTEFALFALALGIIIAIWSRIVPLIAAVVKSNSLLIVDPSAGVASFLGSEAGQSFLLFFLISASLVSAFVFSISVVTIPLLLRDTKVGVISAMILSFQVVMENKKVMAVWAMTIAALVAIGIVTLGLAMVIVMPLLGYASWHAFNDLIEVDDGVKDLPL from the coding sequence ATGTCACAATCTACATTTAATCAAACGACTCATGATCACTACACTGAAAGTGGTGAACATATTGTTTCTAGAGATGCGACTCTGGCAAGTATAGGAACTTGGCTCAAAAAAGGTTGGATTGATATAGCCAATGCCCCAGTGGAATCGGTTTTTTATGGCTTGGTTATGATGTTGTCGGTCATGCTTGTGTATTTTGCGTTCAGCAATGAGCCGATAATGATGTTTAAAATAACCACTTTTTTTGTGATTTTGTCGCCGTTCTTAGCAACGGGTCTTTATGCGGTTTCTTATCAGATGTCCAAAGGTCAAAGACCGGACTTGATTCGTTCCATGTATTCTTGGAAACGCAATCCCACCGAGTTTGCGCTGTTTGCCTTGGCTCTTGGGATAATCATCGCTATTTGGTCAAGAATTGTCCCGCTGATTGCGGCAGTAGTTAAATCCAATTCACTGTTGATTGTCGATCCGAGTGCCGGTGTGGCCAGCTTTTTGGGTTCTGAAGCGGGGCAAAGCTTTTTGCTGTTCTTTTTGATTAGCGCATCATTGGTTTCTGCCTTTGTTTTCAGTATTAGTGTGGTGACGATTCCGTTATTGCTTAGGGACACTAAAGTTGGCGTGATTTCTGCGATGATTTTGAGCTTTCAAGTGGTTATGGAAAACAAGAAAGTGATGGCCGTTTGGGCGATGACCATCGCGGCTTTAGTCGCGATTGGGATTGTTACTTTAGGCCTTGCCATGGTCATTGTCATGCCGTTGTTAGGTTACGCTAGCTGGCATGCTTTTAATGACTTAATTGAAGTGGATGATGGGGTTAAAGATTTGCCGCTTTAA
- a CDS encoding cupin domain-containing protein, whose translation MKLTKSLEDDTVQQALNMQLDKRVVIDTEAMQWQGSPAKGVLRKPLEKEFAEHGRTTSLVKFMPGAQFPEHSHPLGEEILVLEGVFSDERGDYPAGTYFRNPPGSKHSPFSKEGCTLFVKLDQFDPLDLEPVVIDTNSQPMQPGIGNLQVMSLHSYGTEGSALVFWPAGEKFQPHRHWGGEEILVLKGVFKDEHGVYPKGSWLRSPHHSEHFPFVDEDTLIYVKTGHL comes from the coding sequence ATGAAGCTAACAAAATCGTTGGAGGACGACACTGTGCAACAGGCTCTAAATATGCAACTAGACAAACGTGTGGTGATAGACACCGAAGCGATGCAATGGCAAGGCAGTCCTGCGAAGGGTGTGTTACGTAAACCACTTGAGAAAGAGTTTGCGGAGCATGGCCGCACCACCAGTTTGGTGAAGTTTATGCCGGGAGCGCAATTTCCAGAACATTCCCACCCTCTGGGTGAAGAGATTCTGGTATTGGAGGGCGTGTTTTCCGATGAAAGGGGGGATTACCCTGCCGGCACTTATTTTAGAAACCCGCCAGGTTCCAAACACTCGCCTTTTTCTAAAGAGGGCTGCACCTTGTTTGTAAAGTTAGACCAGTTTGACCCATTGGATTTGGAACCGGTTGTCATCGATACCAATAGCCAGCCTATGCAGCCTGGCATAGGCAACTTGCAAGTGATGTCTTTGCATAGTTATGGCACAGAGGGTAGTGCATTGGTGTTTTGGCCAGCGGGCGAGAAGTTCCAACCGCATCGCCATTGGGGTGGAGAAGAGATTTTGGTGTTGAAAGGTGTGTTTAAGGATGAGCATGGTGTTTACCCCAAAGGCAGTTGGTTAAGAAGCCCGCACCACAGCGAACACTTTCCATTTGTGGATGAAGATACTTTAATCTACGTTAAAACCGGCCATCTTTAG